AAGACTCTTACCGATTTTTTCGGCAAATCTATTTTGAGAAATTCCCTGTAATTCCCGTAAGGAGTCCACACGATCCCAGAACTTATTCATGTGCATAAAATATTCCTGTTTTTTCCTATACCACGATTATACAGTTATGATTTTATGATTATCAAATAAATTGTTGATAAACCACGTAAAAACAGTGTATTTTGGAATTAGAATACCACAACAAACGGTAAGTGAAGCAAAGAAGTACGTTGCAGAACGTCCGGTGTTAACTCTTTCTCGCCTATACGAGCAAGCGGTACTCGAATTCATTCAGACTCACAAAGAAATAACTAATGCTCATAACAATAGCTGACATAGCCGAGTGCAATCAAGATAAAGTATGCAAAAATGGATTTTCCAAACCGCCTTACAACAGTCAAAGAAACAGCTGAATTACTTTCGATTTCAGATTGCAAGGTAAGGGATCTTATTGCCCGCCCCAAGACCAGTCATGACTACCTTCCTTCTCATCACATTGGGGCAAAGGTAGTTCTTGATCCTGCGGAAATCAAGGAGTGGCTTTCACAACGGTAGAGGTCCGGCTTAGCCGGTTGATTTTTCACATATATAAAGGTTTGCAATTTGAGTGGTGCGGGAAACCGCACCATCCATTCACAAGAGACGGAGGGCTAATGCTCATAACAACTGCTGATGCAGCCAAGCGCCTTGGAGTAAATCGCAGGACGGTACTCCTCTGGATCCAAACAAGAGGAATACCTGCTTACAGGTTCTCTGGATGCTGGCGGATTGATAATAACAATCTAGAGAAATAGATTGGAGGAAGCAATGTAATATTGTTTTATGAGAAAACCTGAAGGTCTTTCACTTAAAAAGTCTTGGTTGACTTGAGAATTTTGCAATCACCATCCCAGAAATCAAAGAAAAACCATCCCCTGAATTGCCTGGTTTTCTCAGGCCCTTTTCCATTACTTATAAGCATGGAGATTCTGCCAAAAATAACAATCCCGGTCATTTGGCCTTTGTCCCCCATTACCAGATTGTAAATCAGATTTGTAAGTTACTTACGATCTTCACCCTTCTTGACTGTACTTGCCCCGGTTGTCTTTACAGTCACCTTGGGTTCGCCCCAGTAGACCAACTTCCCTGCCCCAATAACAGAAGCATTCAGTTTCTCTTTCGCCTCAATCTCAATCCTACCGGAACCATTCATTTTGACCGAACATCGCTCGGCAACAAGGTGCCTTCCTTCAAACCGCGCAGCGCCAGTGCTGACTATTCGTAATTTGGAAACATTACCTTGCAGGGTAATGGATGAAGCTCCATGCAAAGCAACCTCCAATGATTCTGCGGTCAAGGGATCTGAAAGAACAGTTCCTTTCCCATTGACATTGACTGCTTCGATTTCGGGAAGCGTGATGTCAATACGACCCTTATCGGTTTGAAACAGGAACCAGAGGCTTCTCAATAGACTCCAATGGGAAAATCCCATATGCAAAACCCTGCCTTTGACTTCGGTAACAAAGAGATCGAAAAGCCTCTCATCCATGGTTATTACAACTTCTTGGGGTCCCTGATGCAAATGGACCGTACCAAGCCCATTGAGCGTGACAGAAGAGAACCTCGGCAACGTACGGACCTGTCTCTTTCTCTTATTTGAACCAAAGTCACCTGTAGCAAGAGCCAGAAGCATAGCAACACGTTTCATGGATAGACTCTCCTTACCTTACAAGAAAAGTACCTGTCTCCCTTTTTAGAATCCATCAGGAAACACATCTTGTCTACCCTCAAAGAATTGGAAAACAAAAAAATGCAGAAGACAGGCTATCCATTTCTCTTATTCACTGGGAAAAAACGTGGCATCTGTACTCAAAGAACAAGAAATGCCACTGCTGTTTTTTTGATGGTACGAGATGCTACCAACACAAACCCCTTTGCTTTTCGTTAGTCAAGCAAAGGGGTTCTCTCAGATATTCGAATTAGGATCTGTCTGTTTTAGGGAGTATACCTGACAACCAGTGTATACACACCTTGGTAACCAGAAGCTACCGTGTAGGAAAGATCCAGCACATTAGGCGCATTTGTTTTGCCAGAGGTAACTACCTGTCCGTTCGCATTCTGCAAGGCAAGGCTATATGTCCCTGTATCTTCTGCAGGAGTGTGCAAAGACAGGGAGATGCTCCCTGGAGCGGCAGAGAAGTTCCAAGCAGCTGCAAGGACACTGGTATCGGCGAAGGAAGAGGAAACAGAGTCTGACACCTGATATACAGCAGGCTCAGGATCTGGCTCAGGTACTGGATCTGGATCTGGCACTGGATCTGGAACTACATCCCCTGCTATGGCCTTCATTGGCTGGATAACACCATATTTCCCGAGACCATAATCAGAACGACTTGTCTCAGCCGTATCACATATCCGGTTGTAGAGTTCCGTTGCCGAGAATGAAGGATTCACCGATTTAAGCAGAGCAGCCAAGCCCGCAACATGAGGCGAAGCCATGGAAGTGCCAACATAGAAATAATACCCAGCCTGTCCGTTGACAATCGTCTGCTGGATGATACCATCGGTGGTAACTATCCCGTTGGGAAGCGTTATGGAGGGCATAGAATTGTTAGCATTCAGGCTACCGCCATAGGCCATCACATCCACCCAGTCGCCATAGTTGGAGTAGCTGGAACGATTGGACAGGTTGGAATAGCCAACTGCCCCTACCGAAAGAACTGAATCGATGGCAGCCGGATAGTTCTTTGTAGTAACCCCTTCATTCCCCGCAGAAGCCACTATGAGAACCCCATGTTGCTGGGCATACGCACAAGCATCGATTTCAGCCTGGGAAACCTCAGAACCGCCAAGTGAAAGGTTTATAATCGAGGCTCCATTGTCTACCGCATAGCGAATCCCTGCGACCAGAGCCGAAACAGAACCGCTTCCATCCGAGGCCAAAACCTTTATAGGCATGATAGAGACCCCAGGGGCAATGCCACTGACACCCTTCCCGTTGTTGGTCGACTGTGCAATGGTACCAGTCACATGGGTACCATGGCCTCCATCATCTGTTGGATCATTGTCATTATTTACAAAATCATACCCACTCACAAAATGAGTAAGGGCAAGGTCATCCAGGCTCTGGTCCACCCCAGTATCGATAACGGCAACAATGACTGAGGAACTTCCAGTGGTTATGGAACGCATCTGGGGAAGATCGATAAACCCTGTCTGCATGTTCCACTGGCTGGTGTAATACGTGTCGTTCGGAGCCGCAAACGCTTTCCTACGATAATCGGGTTCTACGTAGGCAATTGCATCAGAAGACAGAGACGCATTCAAGTCATCCTTGATG
The sequence above is a segment of the Sphaerochaeta pleomorpha str. Grapes genome. Coding sequences within it:
- a CDS encoding helix-turn-helix domain-containing protein; this translates as MDFPNRLTTVKETAELLSISDCKVRDLIARPKTSHDYLPSHHIGAKVVLDPAEIKEWLSQR
- a CDS encoding helix-turn-helix domain-containing protein, whose amino-acid sequence is MLITTADAAKRLGVNRRTVLLWIQTRGIPAYRFSGCWRIDNNNLEK
- a CDS encoding head GIN domain-containing protein, encoding MKRVAMLLALATGDFGSNKRKRQVRTLPRFSSVTLNGLGTVHLHQGPQEVVITMDERLFDLFVTEVKGRVLHMGFSHWSLLRSLWFLFQTDKGRIDITLPEIEAVNVNGKGTVLSDPLTAESLEVALHGASSITLQGNVSKLRIVSTGAARFEGRHLVAERCSVKMNGSGRIEIEAKEKLNASVIGAGKLVYWGEPKVTVKTTGASTVKKGEDRK
- a CDS encoding S8 family peptidase — encoded protein: MFSSLVGCADGVSLPSDGGTLPGDGGPTTPTSFSLSGTWSSYVASASLQAAAVSSDSLSSRSVASSPLLEVLGEVTSFVTGSSTPDEPVDSFIIGYVQDSSEVSSNAKRATARDQRPGESLGWKFLDQRASSVVQNLPFDKVQIPANLLEQYKEGSSYNLKSIKDDLNASLSSDAIAYVEPDYRRKAFAAPNDTYYTSQWNMQTGFIDLPQMRSITTGSSSVIVAVIDTGVDQSLDDLALTHFVSGYDFVNNDNDPTDDGGHGTHVTGTIAQSTNNGKGVSGIAPGVSIMPIKVLASDGSGSVSALVAGIRYAVDNGASIINLSLGGSEVSQAEIDACAYAQQHGVLIVASAGNEGVTTKNYPAAIDSVLSVGAVGYSNLSNRSSYSNYGDWVDVMAYGGSLNANNSMPSITLPNGIVTTDGIIQQTIVNGQAGYYFYVGTSMASPHVAGLAALLKSVNPSFSATELYNRICDTAETSRSDYGLGKYGVIQPMKAIAGDVVPDPVPDPDPVPEPDPEPAVYQVSDSVSSSFADTSVLAAAWNFSAAPGSISLSLHTPAEDTGTYSLALQNANGQVVTSGKTNAPNVLDLSYTVASGYQGVYTLVVRYTP